Part of the Pseudorasbora parva isolate DD20220531a chromosome 13, ASM2467924v1, whole genome shotgun sequence genome is shown below.
TAGCTATTAAATGGAGTTCATATGTAGTCAGAAATGTTGGTAACTGTTATGTTCTTGTGACCGTTGTATAAAAGCAATATCATATTGTACTGTTGTCCTGAATATCATGTGCAGGTTATCACAGACATGTTACGTCTCCTCACCTATACTTGTGGAGTGATTCCCTTCATCATCTTCCCCGGAGTGGGTTTTCTTTGTTAAATGACGCACAATGATAGTGGCATTAAAGGCTCTCTGGAACACAAGACACCAGTGATATTGCTACAGAATCTAGTGATACAAAATATCTTTAACTGGCAAACGGTGAACCTACACTAGACATAAGAGCAGAATAGTCTGTTTAATGTTTGCAGGCATTTATTGCACTAAAACTAAAAGCCTGATAGTTACAGCAATTACAGCATTTGCCCTTTTAAAGGTACAAGCCATGATTGCATAACAGGGCAGACTATCAGAAGTAGAGCAACAACGGCTGGCGTCAAATAATAACAAAGCCTCCATATGCTGCTAAAGTAACTCTAGCCATACATTTACAAATGCGAAGTGTTGTTTCAGCCCCAGAGGTCAATAACACAGGTCATGTAGAGCTGTTTTACTCATCATACATGCAGGATTGGGAGTCTAATACTTAaaagggtcatataatgccatttttgtacaagttaatatgattatttagtgtctaaattaaaactttgtaatatactttaataaaaaattctatTTAGTATTctaagggcgttttcacacctgaaagtccgcaccaaggtccgaaccaaagtttgtgttttgatACATTGCATGCATTTGGTTAGTTTTGGTTTGCCTTCACATTGCAATTATGCAAGCGCACTAAAtaactttacatgacgcactggcgtcctgtcgtcaatatctatgtgggctgcatcttaacattgattggtttgttagcggacgtgcgtctgacgtcagtgtgttgtcaattcagcggctaactttgacaagaatgaatgaacagacggATATCGTTGCCAAAACTGTTACTATTATTGCATTATTATCTGCAGCACCAAGTATACTCGAGGCAAATccaccaaatgaacgtcctcgttgtgcattatcggcgccgacaggaaaggagCAGAAGACTAGGCTACTTTTTTAGtcaaacaatgtattttgttttatagttatgtttaaatattataatgttgtttttaaatttcatctaggcaatattgattatgaaacgcgcacagatgtgcaatatatgtcaaagacatcggatcagaaattattttgaccacttcattaagttttgttttgtagaaagctttgtataaattgtatcttcattttaataaatgtttcatcatttgcctgaatttaataaataagctttaataaataatatagcagacaaaCTGTGACGGAGcgatcatttgcgttgcacatgaactggagcgatctcataaataaaccgaaactcagcatatAGGACATGAGACATGacatgagatatatatatatatatatatatatatatatatatatatatatatatatatatatatatatatatatatatatatatatatatatatatatatatatatatatatatatatatatataaaataagctCGAAAATAGTCAAGCAAAGCACActgttcacgcgagctgactgagcggttctgtttaaaatgctgcgctccatcactgcatgtgctgtgagtttaatctgagttttttcactaatcctacaccagaacttcctgtaaatggtctgaaagtccgaactatacagaaaatgctttcacactagAAACGAACAgaacctttgttcagtttggtccggaccgagactacctcttttcgtcggaccaaatttcgtctgtttggtccaGACCGTGGTctgagggaggtttcacacctgtaattttggttcgtaccaaactgaaaagtctgAAAATCCGgtccaaacaaggtaggtgtgaaagcaccctaagaaaTCACTCATTTAACCTGGTGataaacagctctgttttcagcaagccgtTTCTGTGCATATCCCTtttatgctaatgagctttgctcaccccgcccctctgttttGTGGGGGCTTTGAGTGTGAAGCGTTGCTTTGACAACAGGGGAAACTTTGACAAAGCGAGTCTCccaggacacatctgtgcaagtTAAACCGTATCAATTCGATATATCAGATATatcaacatcaaaatgactgctgtgtttaTTATTACACcaaagaacagaacaccacaatcgcttagaggccattctgctccagcataTCCACAATGGCGGACAGCTTGCGCTcactcagggcgggtctgagctgaaacgctgctgtcaatcaagaGTCGTGGGTGCGGTGTCCgatcgtgtgacgtcacacatcgaacggcttgatttcagacaggtgaaaacataaggagatttaaaaaaacaaaaacacttgatggatttttatcattataagaTGGTTGTACAGTCACTACCAACACGCATTCCTGTataatcaacttgtaaaagtgcatgtaccattatatgaccgcTTTAAGTAGTATGGTCAATTTTTAATCGTACTAAAGAACCATTCACTTATAACTAACGCAGTTGTTCTCAAGTGCAGGTGctctaatatgcattaattaatgcttAACTAATCCACAGAAAAATCACGTGTCAATGTACTACTCATGAAGAActaaaacattaattaatgattactgcatcagcaactaattaAGAGTCTACAGCCTGTTTACACCTAGTATTAGTCatacttagcctagaaatctagacgcaccctagcggcagcaaatttaatctgctcgcaagtgtcgtctaggaactctcaatacccttctgagctgtattcctcacaatctggacgggccaatcacattgtgtatagagtcggcgggcggggccataatgacgacggccgagttgcgtttgcgtgcttctagtaaacacagaaactggcgaacggcggcggcggtctttcgaatcagctttgactgcgattctggaagacttggagttaagcttttctctgagaaaagaacaaagaacggcactgaagtcattcttaaaaagggaagatgtgttcggagtttagccgaccggatacagtgaatgtttaatctatcaacaagctctgcttcaccttcattgctctgtttggttgtagtgctatcctatcgtgtgcagagggagtttgaaagacaaccatttatccgcccctcgaattgagccctgtctatggtgagtttccagaccaaacatcttgatgtgggtctggcttgtcaggctaatcatactcagttctagtcagaatatgagtctgaggctccattgggctgtgattatggggcgtttcaactgAACCTGGAAAgtcctcaattggatagacctacaaccaatcagagcgaggcataatgttagttgtcaaatgtcaacagaactcaactgcactgtgttgccaagtctgcggttttcccgtggattgttttccatgtccgcgggttgaagcgactattatgtgatatatagacccaggaatgtgaattttagcaggcaaccttgccaaaataacacattttacccccaaatgccatttttttttctgagaaaattaacaataaattATCATTGCTTTGGCATAAAATGTATTCCAATGACTACATCTCTCAaatttcattaattattttCTCACTCAGACACAACAGCTGCCAAAACTCTTTGTACGTATAGGCCAATTTGCACATGCTTACATACTGTTGTCAAAACTGTTAAACTTATGTTCCAAACAATAACGTAATACAATAGTGAATAAGACAGCAATTTGCTACATTTCTACAGTAATACtttaatgaaatatattttaaaactggacccactttatattaggtggccttaacaactatgtactaacattttaattaataatttgatacaatgcacttattgtgcacatacatgtttttacattgtacttacattttaaaaatacctgcatgtaattacatctgtaattaatttctgtagttatattgtaattacacagttcccttacacctaaccctacccttaaactgacccatatcaccacacctgtccctaactctacccgtatctcacctcaatatcagcaaaagggctttgcaatacaattggaacacagtaagtacattgtacttattttttgatgcaagtacatagtacttaaggccacctaatataaagtggtgCTTAATGggcgcgagtgcatttgctaaaAACTGGTTGCTGGACATGAAAAGAATAACTGCGTCAGACAAGCAAAAAACTCTTGCTTCCGCCTGGAGTCACATTGTGCCAGGTGTGTGATGGGGCCCCAGAAGAGGAAAACGTTGATCAAAAATGCACATACACACAAGCTGACCACCAACTGCAACTTTCAGAAccagtctttatttttttagctgtcacagaatggaacgcacaggattgtggaaaatcaaaggcagcgaaggatacatctCTGCTGCCTCAAAAATCGATCATATGCATGGAATGCATCCTCCGAAGGCAACGATTTTAAGCTTTCAGACAGCCGTCAttgcaagagggaggggaaatattttaaattaagattatgacatgaattaaaaaaatatttgcactgataaataatttataataaatattgcaatattcaaaaattaatgcaataaaaaaacaagagTTGTCAAcgttgatttcatggtgaattTAAAGTtgacacaggtttgtttcatcACTCTTACCTTCCAGTGACTTTTGGCAAAGTTTTTCTGAATCTGTGCTGACACTGAGCCATGGATGTTCTTGTCCAGAGCCGCACCTCCTGATATCCTGCCATGACAAAACTatattaattcaaaattaaaCATGCGctctaccgttcaaaagttttggggtcAGTATTTCTTTGGTTTAGTTTTTTATGtgaaagaaattcatatttttattcagcaagaatgcattaaattgatcaaaagtgatagtagaaacatttataatgttataaaagattatttcaaataaatgcagttcttttgaaattTCTTTTCATCCAAGAATTCTGAAAAAAGTCATGGTTTTCACAACAACATTTAGCAGCACAAATGCTttcaatgttaataataatacatactTGTTGAGcagtaaattattatattagaatgatttctgaaggatcatgtgacactgaggactggggtaatgatcctgaaaattcaggaattagttacattttaaaatatatctaaatagaaaacagtattttaaattgtaatattatttaacaatattactgttactgtatttttaatcaaataaatgcagccttggtgagcataagagtcttctgtaaaacataataaaaaaaatcttaccaaccctgaacttttgaatggcagtgttcTCTGGAACACACTACTCATATCATACACAGCATCTAAGTTCCCATGGGAGAACAAATCCGAAATAATGAGATCTCTTTTTTATCTTAATTGTTTCTCCtagaaaattaaaattaaaagcaGAGCAAATGGGGACTGTCAAGTCTATAGTTTCTCAGATTTTTCTTTTGAGAGAAAAAGAGTCTCAAGCATGTGTCTTCTCAAGAGCtcagaagagatctcaacaCTTGTACACTCAACACTGTATCCACATCTCCAACTGTGCACAGTGTGTGAAAATATGAAAGTCTGCAAACAAAGATCTCAGTGGAACTCAAAAATGTCTCACCAAATAATTCTGAGACCATAATGATCTGAGCTGTGATCTTCATTTATTTCATAGCTCTAGTTGTACTGTATGGCAACAGTTGTctaatttttgtctatttttaggCCTCCTAAGGATGTTTTGGAGAAACGTCTAAGACAAAAATGATGTCTGGAAAAATGAACCATAATTGGAAACTCAAAGGACTCCTTTTAGGTAAGTAAGATTACAATTTTCTTCTGGGTAACTATAATAATGTATGTCATATAAGTACCACAGTAATCCGGTGTCCCAATTACATATATTTCTCTAAATGCATTCCTCCTTTGAGCTCTCTGAAAATCATAATTATTTTGTTCTTCTTAAAGAACTTATACAATCTCAGAGTGATGCAGGTGAAGAGACATCTGCTTATTCTACATTTCATAATCCTCTTCCTGTTTGTGCACAGCCTCCCACGCCTGCACAGATGTGACCCAACTCTTCATCTGTTCTTCAAGGTCAGCCTCTCTTTTCACTGCTGATCAACCCTTCATCTCCCCATCCGCCTCTTTCCTGCTATTTATGGACTCACCAAGGATGCTGCAAGGCCTGGTCACAATGGAACCTCTTCACTGGATCCTTCTGCAGTAAGTGAACTATGAAGTCTTTCGCTGAAGCATTAGTGGGCAGGAAGAGGCAGAGAACACAAGGAGATCAATACCAGTTAATGTGGCCAGTGTTTGAAGTGTATAGGGCTGCATTAGAAAACATTCTGAATCTGTATCATTAATACAATGTTTACGGAAGCATTAATGCTCCAATTCTGTTCCATCTCATAAAATGTTTTCCTATAATTGCAGAAAGCAAAAACAACATGGTGAGTAaattttgacagcactattcctttaaagaccccctgtggtgaaaatcaagtttttaatgttgtctatgtggtgtttttaatatgccgtaagacaaaccatgtgcaaattcataagTCTGCACCGCTGCTgtgtattttctccttaaaacagCAGTGAACCAAAGACAGCCTCAAAAACACGGTTTTAAAATCACCTGTGTTCTTTATGTCACCGACTACCTTATAACCAATCATGTCGACATGTGGGTGGacattagcatatcattaactattccctgaagcaggggagtctcaagagaagctAGGTTATCCCAgcatatttttctgttgattaTGAAAAATCGGGCAATTTTAACAATATAGCGGGTGGCTGTCTGACTCTGAGAtgatgtgtaacattagcaacacattattagctgtttgataacagccaagcaaaaggctaatcatGCTCATCATAATCATAATGCGTTATgtaacaaaatatcaaaccaaggcatttaatttaaataaaaatgtgcttTTCAAGCTCATCTTTTCACAAAAAGAAGTTTGAAATCATAAAGCAAAAGAAAATTTAGTTGGACTGATGATTTAGTATTTTGTATATAACTTGTGTTGAAATGTTTTTAGGGGCACATTTTTGACATTCATTAGCCATTCCCCTCATTCGAAAATGTCACTACACTTTTATAcgaagaaaaaaagacattagTGTTGTTTACACATTTCAAAATCGTAGCGTTAAATAATGAGAAATATCAGATATAAAAATGGCATTATggaaactaaaataaaaacaatacataCTTCTGACTCGCATAATTTCTAATTTCATctaaaaatactttttgcacAGACCAAGAAAATATAAAACTGTGGAGGCTATGAATGGTCATTAATTCATAAATGATAATTCACATAATTCATAacgaacctttaacatccatgggATCTTTGCATTAcacaaaggttctttaaagtGGAAAAGGTTCTTTGCATTATTAAAATTTTcttcattttaataaaaaaattgttctTTTAAGAACTGTTCACTGAGAGATTCCATGGGGAAGAGTGTATGAGAGATTAGATATTGTTATGGTCATCATACCGGAGTGAGAGATGTCATCCCAGTATGGTGAATCAAATTCATATTCAGCCTTTATGATCAGCTTGTAGAGTTGTGTGTCGTTGTCATCGTAGAACGGAGGATAGCCACAGAGCCTGCCAGAAAATGAAGAACTGCTGATACAGACTCTCGGTTCTTTACCGTGCTGTTTATCAAACACAGTTTATTGATGTAGAGTGAATAATATTAATCCTTCACTCACAGAATGAACGTAATCACCCCAATGGCCCAGAGATCCACCTCTTTACCATACGTCTTCTGCTGTAGAAGTTCAGGAGCTACAAACATATAGTGAACATCAGTATTCATACATTACTGTGGCAAAGAGTCCAGTGGTTTTCTCAGCACTTCAGTTGCTATAAAGCTCTTTggaaattaaagaaagaaagttCTTAGTCTCACATTAGGTTCAGATCagtgcatttatatatatatatatatatatatatatatatatatatatatatatatatatatatatatatatatatatatatatatatatatatataatatatatataatatattgttatatatgttatatattcTAGTTCATAATCATGATTTTAAACAGTCTCTCTTACCAACATAGGCAGGTGTCCCACAGGCTGTGGAAAGAGTCCCCTGCTCCTCCATTTTAGACAGACCAAAGTCACTGATGACAATTTTGGAGTCTTCTAAGGGGGTCTCATACAATAAATTCTCTGGCTAATGAAAAGAGAACTTATTATTGTAATATCCACTTactgattaaaaatatatatcaaacATGTCTTATCACCTAAATGACCATGAGTGCTCTGAAACTAAGAGTGTTAGAACGAGAGACTTAAGTGTTAGATTTTGTTCTCCGATACCTTTAGATCCCGATGAACAACACCCAGCTGGTGTAGATACTTCACCGCCCTCAGCACCTGATATATGACCCGACTGGCATCTTTCTCTGTGTAACTGCCTCTCTCCAGAATCCTGTCCAGTAGTTCTCCTCCTGTCAACCTAATGAGACCGTCATCAGCACTGACATCATTAGTGCTGACATcacatccatctatctatctatctatctatctatctatctatctatctatctatctatctatctatctatctatctatctatctatctatctatctatctatctatctatctatctatctatctatctatctatctatctatctatctatctatctgtctgtctgtctgtctgtctgtctgtctgtctgtctgtctgtctatcgttctatctatctatcgttctttctatcgttctatctatctatctatctatctatctatctatctatctatctatctatctatctatctatctatctatcgttctatctatcgttctatctatcgttctatctatctatctatctatctatctatctatctatctatctatctatctatctatctatctatctatctatctatctatcgttctatctatcgttctatcgttctatcgttctatcgttctatctagcgttctatcgttctatctagcGTTCTAGCGTTCTATCTAGCGTTCTATCTAGCGTTCTAGCGTTCTTTCTAGCGTTCTATCTagcgttctatctatctatctatctatctatctatctatctatctatctatctatctatctatctatctatctatctatctatct
Proteins encoded:
- the pnck gene encoding calcium/calmodulin-dependent protein kinase type 1B; its protein translation is MPLLRDLWKKDDINAVYELKEKLGEGSFSEVRVAQHRCTQKLVAVKCIRKRALKGKESMLENEIAVLRRINHENIVSLEETFETTTKLYLVMTLLTGGELLDRILERGSYTEKDASRVIYQVLRAVKYLHQLGVVHRDLKPENLLYETPLEDSKIVISDFGLSKMEEQGTLSTACGTPAYVAPELLQQKTYGKEVDLWAIGVITFILLCGYPPFYDDNDTQLYKLIIKAEYEFDSPYWDDISHSAKDFIVHLLQKDPVKRFHCDQALQHPWISGGAALDKNIHGSVSAQIQKNFAKSHWKRAFNATIIVRHLTKKTHSGEDDEGNHSTSIGTIQPPTGSKPRLC